The Arctopsyche grandis isolate Sample6627 chromosome 5, ASM5162203v2, whole genome shotgun sequence genome includes a window with the following:
- the Prx5 gene encoding peroxiredoxin 5: MWSRQLLSRCGNAIIARRLHLTPRVMAPIQVGDKIPSVDLYEDSPANKINIADFCNGKKIVLFAVPGAFTPGCSKTHLPGYITAADKLKEDGISDILCVSVNDPYVMAAWGKAQGTDGKVRMLADPLGLFADAVDLTINLPPLGGKRSKRYSMVVDNGVVKSLNVEPDNTGLSCSLADKLKV; the protein is encoded by the exons ATGTGGAGTCGCCAGTTATTGAGTCGCTGCGGCAACGCCATCATCGCCAGAAGACTTCATCTCACTCCCAGAGTCATGGCTCCCATCCAG GTTGGCGATAAGATTCCTAGCGTAGATTTGTATGAAGATTCACCTGCAAATAAAATCAACATTGCCGATTTTtgcaatggaaaaaaaattgttttgtttgCTGTTCCCGGCGCTTTCACTCCAGGATGCTCCAAAACTCATTTGCCTGGATATATAACTGCCGCAGACAAACTGAAAGAAGATGGCATTTCTGACATTTTATGCGTATCCGTTAACGATCCATACGTAATGGCTGCTTGGGGTAAAGCCCAAGGTACCGACGGAAAG GTACGAATGTTGGCTGATCCTCTCGGATTGTTCGCAGATGCTGTAGATTTAACAATCAATCTACCGCCATTAGGTGGGAAACGTTCAAAACGCTACTCAATGGTAGTAGACAATGGAGTTGTAAAGAGTCTCAATGTAGAACCCGACAACACTGGCTTGTCTTGTTCTCTTGCCGATAAATTAAAAGTCTAA
- the Arv1 gene encoding ACAT-related protein required for viability 1 — MSTDEAINGCCVCCGCFAGPLYRRYGKHALRLTQCTFCGSVADKYIEYDPFIIIIDLVLLSTDAYRHVLYNTEFKAFWRMFLMLVAMETYVDWSNGYLSKHQDVTDSKNISDEVKISKDKFPDNMDEEILYEFGGIFICSLLATLAFIGIIFIFSLYFGLPSLVKGKVDYLLIWKAITLASIGKFLMLPVLIWGSDYDRSMHSILVFVYVSLSLIHIQSVIFQCSISKSILILSMSYIMRLTVSSNLRSLGKFLYNI, encoded by the exons ATGTCTACAGACGAAGCTATAAATGGATGTTGTGTCTGTTGTGGCTGTTTCGCCGGCCCTTTGTATCGTCGTTATGGAAAACACGCCCTTAGACTAACACAATGT acttTTTGTGGGAGCGTCGCTGATAAGTATATTGAATATGACcctttcataattataatagaCTTGGTGCTGCTGTCCACAGATGCCTATAGGCACGTTCTGTACAATACTGAGTTTAAG GCATTTTGGAGAATGTTTTTAATGCTGGTGGCAATGGAAACATACGTGGATTGGTCCAATGGATATTTATCTAAACATCAAGATGTGACAGATTCAAAGAATATTTCAGA tgaAGTGAAAATATCTAAAGACAAATTTCCTGATAATATGGATgaagaaatattatatgaatttggAGGAATTTTTATATGCAGTTTGCTTG CAACATTGGCATTTATCGgtatcattttcatattttcgcTATATTTTGGATTACCATCACTAGTTAAAGGGAAAG ttgattatttattaatttggaaagcaATTACTTTGGCAAGTATTGGAAAGTTTTTGATGTTGCCCGTATTAATTTGGGGCAGTGATTATGACCGATCGATGCATTCCATATTAGTGTTTGTCTATGTTTCTTTAtctttaatacatatacaatcag tgaTTTTTCAATGCAGTATATCAAAATCCATTCTTATATTATCAATGTCTTATATTATGAGATTGACTGTATCATCTAATTTACGTTCATTAGgaaaatttttgtacaatatttaa
- the LOC143911652 gene encoding uncharacterized protein LOC143911652 isoform X2: protein MFTIRKMWLKDDDCEAANMAWRSPPLDTFDQHKAALHARLGLTSPDLPPSRMVKSPSTPPSNDGETGGDSGDDDQSGSSDRLAALHRLQSHDDNSLDSERGGALNLVTEVSQRNSSGLGGSGSPDGGSPRPSTGSGVTANTAVQAAALAAFQAGQMSFMTQGQQMLLQNRGLQGIPGLSGADLQVLQRTLQLQGLAMLQGSQGVQGGQSPFFLQNQVQQAVAQAAQQLQHLQQQQQQQQQSHTPHSPNSGSGGGLGSAGGPGLGNTPHGLLQTTPPSLAPGLPPAGLLTPSTPSSGGLTPHHHKTPPARVLEPQPDETTDLEELEQFAKTFKQRRIKLGFTQGDVGLAMGKLYGNDFSQTTISRFEALNLSFKNMCKLKPLLQKWLEDADNTLNNPSSLSNPLTTPEAIGRRRKKRTSIETSVRVALEKAFLMNPKPTSEEISSLADSLCMEKEVVRVWFCNRRQKEKRINPPSSALGSPNSMSNGNGAMFAAALANSFAGGPLALVTAPSHYGHPPLANLKQE from the exons ATCTTCCGCCCAGCAGAATGGTCAAGTCACCGTCGACGCCGCCGTCAAACG ATGGAGAAACTGGTGGTGACAGTGGTGATGATGACCAGAGTGGCAGTAGCGACCGATTAGCGGCTCTGCATCGACTCCAGAGTCACGACGACAACTCCTTAGACTCCGAACGAGGAGGCGCCCTCAACCTG GTAACCGAAGTTTCGCAAAGGAATAGTAGTGGTCTGGGTGGCAGTGGGTCTCCAGACGGTGGATCTCCTCGTCCCAGTACTGGTTCAGGAGTTACAGCCAATACGGCAGTACAGGCAGCGGCTTTAGCTGCCTTCCAAGCTGGTCAAATGTCTTTCATGACTCAA GGTCAACAAATGCTGTTACAAAATCGAGGACTGCAAGGTATACCGGGATTGTCGGGAGCCGATTTGCAGGTTCTGCAGAGGACACTGCAGTTGCAGGGACTCGCGATGTTGCAAGGATCGCAAGGTGTACAAGGAGGACAGTCGCCATTTTTCCTCCAAAATcag GTGCAGCAAGCTGTGGCTCAAGCAGCCCAGCAGCTTCAGCATCttcaacagcaacagcaacaacaacagcaatCACATACTCCACATTCTCCAAACAGCGGGAGTGGAGGTGGATTAGGCTCAGCCGGGGGCCCTGGCTTGGGTAACACGCCCCATGGCTTACTCCAGACAACACCCCCAAGTTTAGCACCTGGTTTGCCACCAGCAGGATTACTCACACCCTCAACACCAAGTTCTGGCGGTCTAACGCCGCATCATCACAAAACACCACCAGCCAGAGTGCTGGAGCCACAGCCAGACGAAACCACCGACTTGGAAGAATTGGAACAATTCGCCAAAACATTTAAACAAAGAAGAATCAAATTAG GGTTTACCCAAGGAGATGTCGGCCTTGCCATGGGCAAATTGTACGGAAATGATTTTTCCCAGACGACGATATCAAGATTCGAAGCTTTAAATCTCAGCTTCAAAAATATGTGCAAATTGAAACCTTTGCTGCAGAAGTGGCTCGAGGATGCTGATAACACGCTGAATAACCCCAGTTCGTTGAGCAACCCACTGACGACTCCGGAAGCGATAGGTCGTCGTCGCAAGAAGAGAACCTCGATAGAGACCAGTGTGAGAGTGGCTCTAGAGAAGGCCTTCCTCATGAATCCAAAACCTACATCCGAAGAAATATCGTCGCTAGCAGACAGCTTATGCATGGAGAAGGAAGTGGTTCGAGTGTGGTTTTGCAACAGGCGGCAAAAGGAAAAGAGGATCAACCCACCATCGTCAGCGTTGGGCAGTCCCAATTCCATGTCGAATGGAAATGGGGCCATGTTTGCAGCTGCTCTGGCTAACTCCTTCGCTGGGGGCCCCCTCGCCTTGGTGACTGCGCCCTCACACTACGGCCACCCGCCCCTTGCTAACCTGAAACAAGAATGA